CCCTCTCCCCCCTTTCTTTTACTATGAAACATAGTATCGATGTATAACTTTGACATTCATGTAAATGTGCTGACAATGTTATAGAAAAGTCAGGcagcttcttttatttttctgtttatgAAACATTGTATCAATGTATACATTTATAAAGATAAATATAagtatttttcttctcatctatATCAGTTGCCATATTTAAGTGTTTACAGTTTTCATATGCAAACATGTTCTGTACATGTCAATTGTAGCGATATTTGCTTACATTGACAACAAACATTCCAAAaaagtaagcctgggcaccgggccgggccgtcgccgggtacccggtacccggcccgactcggtcCCGGGCCCGAGCCTTGCTTTTATAGTAGTCGGCCCGTTAGTTaccgggctcggcccggcccggtaactaACGGGCCGGGCGCGGGCCAGCCGCTTTGATCGGCGGCGGCCCGCGAAGcccgttgtttttttttttttaaatgaacttCGTTACTCGTTAGGGACCTAgggttaaataaaaatgaacttgagCTTAGAGAGTTAGGGTTTAATTTTCGACCTTCCGTCGTCACCGTCGCCGGTCGAGGCTCGAGAGATTGCATTTGCGGCATTGCCTCCTCTTCGCCCATCGGCTGCTCCTccggtcgtcgccgtcgccatcGGCTGCCTTCTCCGGTGACCGTGTGCCGGCTGCCGTAAAGGTCTTCAGTCTGTAAACTATCAATGTGCCTATAAAAGAACTTGATACTCCATGGTGTTTCATCATCTGAAGCTGTAAATTGTGTTGCCTCCTGCATTCGTTGTGTCTGAGTTTTTTCaataacgggccgggccgaaGCCCATCTCAGCCCACCCGGCCCATTattaatcgggccgggccgggcctcgggccttgaccgaagcccgaggcccgatatgacttgggcccggcccagcccgtttagaaacgggccgggcctcgggccggCCCGTTTAAGTTATTGggcttcatttttacatttttatcgggccgggccggcccgatgcccagccttacaAAAAAGGGGTCACTTTCACTGACGATACAATGCAGTGTCAATCACACCTTTTCTGATGACATTCGGCCAAAGAATACTATCACAATATCACATCAACACTGATGGGTTTCTGTCAACAGTGAACCTAACACTGATGATAAAATACTAGAGATATTGATCAGGGATGACTGAACAATTAAGTGACGGTACATTCTCTTCATTAATAGTACTAACGACATGCTATAGCATTGTATTATATGGTCATCACTGACGGTAAGGAGACGTCAGTACATCCTTTTGTGACTCTATACACAACCACACGCCACTGTTGGCAACTAACATTCGCGGTTGGTTAGAGCATCAGTGAACCCTATTGTGACCGAGACAACAACAACAGTCTTCTGACGTTCTTTTACCATCACTATCTGAATTATTGAACGTAGAAACCCATCAGAACTGAATGAACGTGTTGAAGTGATTTTTGGAACTTAATGCAATTATACAGATGATGAACATAGCATTGCAGCACCTGAGAGCTGACGAGACGTAATGCATTTAATCCAGCTTAGCTAATAAATGTGAAGTCTAAGATGCAAGCTGAATGTAACTCCTACATTTTCTTTATTGATTTGTCTAATTGCTGCCATCACATTAGAAATCTAATTTGGTATTCTCCTACTAGAAATATCCTAGGGAACTAAAATGGTGGTTCTGGGGTAGTACAAACGAGGGCTGTTCAGAAACAAGTAGGAAACTAGCTTTCTCCATATGTGCATGGAACATCCGTCTCGCTATACATCAGGTTCAGCAATAATATCTTGACATTTTTCGGCCACaaatgaagaggagaaaaaggtgCACATGACATATGCTTAAACTTAATTTGATCTCATCCCGGTTCCCTGGATCTTAGACTGGACGCCCAAGTGGCCACTCAGATTGCGGTTGCAGCAAGAAAGCATTATTTGAAGGGTACAAATGCAGTTAAAAGCCAACATAGGCCAGTTTGGTGGATTGGAGAATTTTTCCCTTGATGACAATATTCTATGGCCAGAGCCTACTCCACGAAGGCATCCTTGTTTTCCTCCTAATACTGCTTGATATTTTTAATCTAATTACATGGAAGCGAAGAGCACGCGACCTTCTCCTACCATGGCACCTTGCAAAACCATAATATGGCTTCACCACTCAGCTTTGCTATGGAAAccctcaacttttttttttctcttgacgCAAATTGGCAAGGTTAATTTTTGGGACACATAAGATGGAGCGACAGTCATTGCTGTTCTTAAAAGTGATTCTTAGATTCTACCTTTGGCATCTTCAAGTTAGAACTTTCTCCACttataaaattggaaaaagatATAAATCTTCTTGACCTGAGGTTTCAAGTATATACACCACATTCATgcagtgtcttttttttctatcataCGTCTACGACAAAACATTCGTGTGCATGTTAAGAGTAGACAGAGACACGTCTCAAATTTGACTTCCAAGAGTCTCCAATGCACATTGGTTGCTGGCAGGGGGTCATCTCTATTTGATTTCCATGAGCCCTACACTTCCTTATCCACTCATCAAAGTCAAACAGGAGATAAGGTCAAGCAAGAGCAGGGTCAAGCAAGGGACCCAATGAGATGCACTTCTTGAGCAAGGGACCCAATAAGATACACTGTTTGTTTGATTCTTGTGTACACAAATCTTCGTTGTCACCAATCCACCcaccctttatatatatagtacatacacacacacacatgttccGAACGTGAAACAAACCTCCGTGCTCTGGCTTATTTTTGAACATGCGAACCAGCTGTGGTTGCCCACCTAATCCGACGAACGTAATTACCATTGTCCGGGAACCAAGTCCAGCAGCACCGCAGACTGCTTTATCCATTTCGCAGCCCTAACCAGCACTCTGGCAAGTGGCAACAAAACTGAACATTTCCCCAATTGAATGAAAACACCCTTCAAGAAATCCACAAATTACCATCACCGTTCGGAACGTGCAGAAActcccccccccaaaaaaaaaggaacgaaaACGCGAGAATCTGCCACGCAACATAATTTTAAGGTGCAGTACTTGACAATTAGCAATGATAAAAGTCTCAGAAGATTCTTCTAGAAACATATATACCGCAGTTCAGTAACTAGTGAAACACACAAAGtataaaagggaaagaaatcaACCCTCCAGCTCAGAAGACCagtcaagataaaaaaatttatagaaagCTTCTAATGGGACTTCTCAAACAAAGATTCATGGCAGTGTGGATCCAGCCAATCACGAGGCGAGCTCTTCGTCATTTTCACACCTACCTTGCTGCCCACAAGCTCCCGCAGATTTTCAACCTTATTTTCTCGCCCCGGGCCAGAGAACCTCTTGTCTGCTTCCTTTAGTTTATTTTTGAGTCGTTGTTTCCGTCCAGTAGAATTCAATTCTTGTTGCTTCACGCGTGGAGGAGCACCGTGAGGACCCAAATAGATGTTCTCTTCGTCCTTTACAGCCTGCTGAAAATGGTACTAATCTTCAACTTCCTTCaagtattaaaagaaaaaagatagaaaGTGAACTCCATAGAGAGCTCCTCGTTGCAGGAGCTGGAACTTCCGCAATGGGAGAAGTAAATCAAAAGTATATGCTGGTACTCTACaaaatctagaaaaatgaggATAATTGtggatttccttttcttgtttaaaaAGAACTATAGTTTATAAAGTAAATTGGCTTCAAATGGCAATAATATcaggatattttcaaaatgttggaGATACTTGTGAAGAATGCCATTTAAAGAAAGCAGAAATGTATAAAGTATAAAAACAAGGGGTGAGGGGCACCAAACCAATCACGACAGCATCTCTCACTAGGGTCCAGGAACATTCAGAGTACACAGTTCATCCATGCTAGCCTCCAGCTATACCATAGCTATTATCCCAATGAAACTAACCTTGAACGATGAATTCTGACTATTATTCAAGGTTGGCACATCTGGCTTGGCAAGATCTGGCTGTCTTACCGCTATGCTTGGAATCACAAATCCATCAGCATCTGAAGGGCAGAAATGCACCATGTCAGAACAAATAATCACAAAGCATTCATGCATAGAGTTCTGACATAGTTTGTGAACAAAAGTCAAGAATgctccagaaaaaaaaaacaaaaatctggaCCCAGCTGATACCCTATAAACCTATCATTAAGACCATGAGATTAGCCACAGCAACAATGTAAGGAATTTCACATTTTATGAGGACCAAAGTCCCTGAATAAGCTTAACAACTCATCCAAATACAGGTCCCGCCTACTAGTCattgatatattttctatgGCCATGACAATAAAATACCAATATGTTAAAGACTAAAACAATAAATAATCAAGCAAGACTTTGTGAGTCTACCCCTGACATGTTTGCCATACATAAACAAGCCAATCTGAACAAGTATTATTATTCTCAGTGCTCCTTGCATGTTCTACATAAAACATATTGTGCTAAACaccatatatttaaaaaattacagaTACCGACTTACTTTGCACAATTGatcattgagagagagagagatgaaaactGAAACTCATGATCTTCCTAAAACGCTTCACTAATCTAACTGTATAGATGTTTTACAGGATAAATCCATTTGCTAAGAGTGGACACTCGAACAATGATTTCTCATGAAAACTATGGCTCCTTGAGGCTACCATAGCTATGAAAATCAAGCTGCAAACCTTTAGGAAGATTTGTATATGCATCACAATCAATCTAGATGTTGCTTATCACAAAATCAACCATGTAGATCATGCAAGTTACTTCACAGGCAATTAAATCAATGGCATGAATTTTAGCAATCAAGTCATACACATTATTGGCCACACTTGagggaaaatattttttttcacaaaatgagCCACCAGTCTCATAATGAACTCTAAGTTACTTTAGCTTATGACAACCTTACATGAGAAACCAACACAGCAAAAACAAATATGCTTTCAACCATTTGTACGATTTGTATACAGCCAAATTAGGCATCACTCAAGTAGAAAAAAGATGGCTGAGGCAATTAAACACCAGCACCAGACCTTCACACTTGTCTACACTACAGTTGGAGCAACATCCTCAGCAATAAGCTGCATAAAAAGATCATAGTGCAAGCTTTGGACAAGAATGGAAGTGTGCTGAAAGTGGGACATTGAACATTAAAGGAAAATTTAGAAGATGGCTCAAATAACACAGACAGGACATCAGCAACAGAAATTTGACTATCAAACTTAAACAAACAGATGTTTCCCCATATAAGTTCCATAATCTTCACAAAACAGCACTCCCTCCTGCTtcacccccccaccccccctccTAAGTTTGACGTGCTAGATTTGGGTCTAATGTATCCAGATCCAGACGTCCTTGTGTGTTAAGAGTGTAGTTTATTAAAGTAATTGAGGGTATTCTTGTTTCATGCGTTTTGATTAGCTGTATGCATACTTATGAGAATTAGGgcatatctgatctgaatcagAGGCAACTCGTTGCAGCAATAACACTTGAAGTCTTGAACAAATGCATATCGGATGCCACAATTGATATGCAGATGATAAAgcccattgtcacatatatcgtgtacgggtattatatggcgagaaatttcttgagtataatacagaaagttgtatatctcgggaaaatctcagcaaatttttaaaaaatttcaaaaatcctgaaaattataaaaaaataaaaattaataaaaaataccaaaaaacgcatataatagggcgtataatacccgttttttatttgttggcgttttttttttaaaagacgtgtctaattgccgttttatatggctgacttgTTTTCCACGTATTTAACGTGTTTCTTTCGATTAAGACGCGTTTTCTATGACAATGAATAAAGGTACCTAAAAGGCTGAGTCTGGCTTGTATAATTGAAACCTAACTCAGAATCCAAGCATTCTTTCCCCTTTCAAAATCCTTGTCCTAATAAGAGAATGAGAGATCACCTTCAGTGGAATTTCCATCTCATTCAACTGAAAGAGTAAGCTTCGCATCTCATGAAActgaaggaagaagatgaatgaAAACATTAATTCACAAACAAGCTTTTAATCCACCCAACAAAAAAACGAGGCCTATTTGGACAACATTCTtgagaaacaaattttgatcaaaacaaattcataaactGCAAtagtttttatttgaaaataaaaatatttagtttGAAAGTGTTTTTGTACCATACATCTACTTTGTAAAATGATTATGATAAAATCTCACAGAACCACGCACAAGAGCAATATATGTTGTGAGAGATTTTGTACCCATTCTTAGAGAAGGTAAACTGAAGGAAGAACAAGGGAGGGCATCAACAGAAAGCGTGCCAAGCTGCCAAGCTTCATTCATGTCTAGACAACAAGCCAGTGAATTTTCCTAGGACCCCAAGCAGCGGTATAGCTTTCTAAAACAATTTCACAAGTTCACTTTGCTTGTTCAAACCTACAGATTTTGCAGCCCCAAAATCACAGTTTCATAATGCAATTCTTTTGAGTAACTTGTACCAAACAAGCAACAAGATTCAGAAGTTGTTCTGATAAAGTATCCTTTTTAAAATGTCATTTACAGCGTTACAAAATGAgccccaaaaataaaaaatctgtaTTGAACAAAGATAAGTTAGTCCTAGCAAACCACATAAAAGTTCACCTATAAAGCCACATAAAACTCCAAAATCTTTATCCGAAAGCCTGAAAAAAGGAAGCCACCCCAAGAAGGTCCCAACTAGGCAACTCCCAACTCGTACCCACACATACCAattaaaaaacatgtataaatccAACTTCATTCTAAGAAGCCCCAAATTTCTTAATATCTCACCCACATAAAattactaaagaaaaaaaaagaaaaaaaagaaaaatctgaactCCACTTACAAACTGAAAACGTGACTGCCCTTTGCAGCCCTAAAAGGATAGCTTAATAATGCAATCTCAAGAACCTCGGCACTCGAAACTCTATGAAATGATGCTGTGATAACGCCTCAACCAAGGAAGGGTGGTGAGATTGAACTTCGAAACTGGCAGATGTTTTTACAGTTAACCAGAAGCCAGAcccaatgaaaaacaaaaagccaaaaaatttcaTTGCCACGTATGAGTACTTACCAACCCCAATCCTTAGGCAAAACTAAATATCGAATCTTGATCACGAAATGAAACCAAGAAACGATAACTTATTTGGAGCCTAAATCGGATCGGAACACAATAAGAAACTCGTCGAGAGATGTAACCCCAAAGCTCTAAGCTTATCGTACAGGAGATTTATCTTCTTACCGCTCCCAAGTCCCAACCCAATCGACAATCCAGAAATCAGTCTCAACGATATCACACGAAATCCATAAACCACAGTATCCATCATTTACCATTCATTCGCAATCATATTAGAAAATAGTAGCGACAAAAAATGCCTTCAATTCGCATACCAAAACCAATGGAAAGGCGAAACAATTACCAAAGAGAGGCGAAAAATTCTCCAGACCAACAAGCAAGCGACGTAGCAGAAACTCGTTTAACAGGAAAGCAAAGAAAGGGAGCGGGTTTTATATTGTTTACCCCATTCGTCGCCGTCTGCGGTGTGAAGAGATGGATCATCGATCGGAGTTGAGTCCATATGAGGGTGACGCAGACGCTCATGGATTTCTACGGCGACAGGGCGCAAGGCAGGCAGGTTCGAGGCACACGCCTGATCTTCCTCCCCACTATATCTCCCCGTTCTCGCTTTCTTGAACGTTCGCAcacagagagaaggagagagagggacaggCAGAAGCCACGCGAAACCGGGGCCTCCTGCCTTAAAAGGCCGTTCATGCCCACAATTACAATAGCATCCTTACTCACGTCTGTATATCCACATCGAATATGGATAGCAAACCATATGAGTTTAGTTTGCTACTATttatcatccaaacacaatcTAAAGGCAGGCGTGCACGAATGTCGTTTAGAGAGCGTCACTGCTTTTGAGTCACTGACATAGTGTCTCATGATCGTTTGTTTCAAATGCTTCAAAATGGTTGCGCCTCGGTAGGCGTGAGAAATGCCATGACGTTGAACGTAAATACTGGAAGAACCATGTGGATCTTATCATAGCATTGGACGTTTCTTTGGAAGTGGATACAAGAAGGTAAGATAAACTAAATTCATATGGTGTCTAAGATGCTTTGGACAGTGTAAAACATGAGGCAGAACGTTCTATTTTCTATGATCCCGTCCAAATTTATATGGAAAGCTGGTGTTGCTTGCGTAGGAGGCTATCAATGTGAAGGGAGTCCTTGCCCCTTGGGGAGAGAGAGGCTCTGATCGTGGTTTGAAGTTCGTGCTTCGTCGGCTGCACGAACGGAAGGGGGAGGTAGAGTGAATCCGGACTCCAGTCAGCTCGGCATCGGTCGGGTATTCGATACTTGACCAAACTCGGACCCCAAAAAAGACACCGAGCTAGCCCGACAACTTATCTGGCTGGTTCAGGTGGGCCCGAGTAAGCTCGTTTTGGTTCCATACGATTtctttaatattaattttattgatttttatatgtaactgtaatattttattttatatatatatatatatatatatatatatatataattttaatcgGCCCAAGCTCGGATTACTAAGCAATTTATCTTGCTCAGTGAAATTATCGTTAGGTTTCGACTTCAAGCTTTTTCTCTTAATTTGCGAGGAGTTTTTCTGCTAGTTTTGCCTCATTTTGCAGATAAAATACTTCCACTAACCTGCCTAATGCTTGTGTACGAGCTGTTGATGTTGCAAACCTTTGTTCTCTCATAGTGCAATCGAacaaagtttatttttttcatgtttttgcatTTTCCCTAAAATtgtttctactatcaaaatatTAAAGCTTTATTTCCAACTAAATTTTAGACATTATGAGTGAACCAACTTAGCTGTAAGTATAGCATTTATTTCCATCTActagaaatagagaaaaaaattctttatttttctccaagTCAACTGTCACTCTTTACAAGTATACTATTTTTTAATACATACATTATGAAATGTACATTTATATGATGATGTCAAATCTACAAAATATATAGCAAAGTGGGTACTTAATATAATGGAGCATATGGTTGTCATCAATGCAAAATACGTTTTCGATAATTCTGTCATATGCATGGGGCCAACCATGAAAAATACTTCTACTTATGTGTTTGGAACTAATAAGTGCAATTCTGGTTCAACAGGATGAGCTACATGAACTTACAAAACTATATTTGCAATCTTAACATTTCATTTCTCTATTCAGTTTCTTAATTAATTATTTGAGCTACATAGGTTTCATGCATGCGTGCTGCCTACCATCCACTTCATAGGTGTCTCGATCTTCCTTTTCGAATTCTTGGAGCACTTTGTGCTGTTTTCAATAATCCAATCATATGGATGAACTACGCATCGATTATATTAGAAAATGTAGATGTTTTCGTGTGTTACTTGCTATGGATGATAACTaggttttttttatcatcaagtTATTTATGGTGATATTTAGCCATTTATACTTTAAAATACACTTTTTAAGTAGGAATAACTGGAGCTTCTCATTAGGTCCAACCTGCATTAAGTGCATAGATATAAACAACTTCATGATTGTGAAATAACAATGAAGTGAAATATGAATGCTAGGCGATGGTGGTTATAGAAATGGTAGTGCACTACTGACctgtttatttttctatagatGAATGGAGATGTAGACCTTAGCACACAACCAACAAACTGTAAATGATCCTGAAGCTTGAAGCATTTAAACTCAGCTACTTTAGATGTTGTATGATCTCAAGTCACTGACCCGTTTGAATGTGTATGAACTATGATGTCAAGTCAACATGCCTTGATGTATGATCAGAGAAGCCAATTGCATGTCAAGTTCCTTTTTCAATATATGTAGACCTAATTAACACTTCTTTCATGCTTAGTTTCACACATCCTTGGTGATTGATTGCTGTTTTGCAAGTagaatattttctattttattattctttctaCATAAGTGAACAAAATGGGAAGTGAAGGGGGCAAGAATGGGCAAGATAATGCATAAAAATATCTACTAAATTTTGAATGTCATGTTGTGGAAATTTGAATGATCATTTTGTTACTTATCTTTGGTGGGATTGTTGTATAGAAGTTTATTTTTCGTATTGTCTATAagcctaagtcacacgggtgtgCCAAATATGGTGGCGCACTTATGTCAACTCGAGTGCGAGTGCGGCCTGACATGGCACCCGACTCGATCAAACCGAATCAAGTGCTGCTGACCGCacccattcttcttttctctctttttttttcattttatttttctcatatctttccctcttcttttttctcgaGATTACTTAtataaaagattatatatatatatatatatatatatcccgcatccaattttgtttttgaacTTGCTGCATCCTGCACCAGCACCCACACCTGCACCAGCACCCACATcctgcacccatgtgatatAGCTATACACTGATGTGCACCATGCCCTATCTATTGAACGTATCCAATTTTAGTGAATAAAAGGGCAGGAAATGGTTGCGTGCTGCCTAGGCACATTGTAAGTTGTTGGTTTATGATGGCATTTGGTAGTTTATGATGTCaattgcaaaggaaaaaaataattaaaatgaatAAGCCCTTTTTTccacatatatatgaataaattaaaCACATGTACTTGTTGGGGAACTATGTTTCCACATACCTGCCAAATGTtccatataaaagaaaaagtcttTAACCTATATGCCAACTAAATTAGATCAGCTATTTGTGGTCGGCACTGCAAGGTAACGACTTGCATGTGCCCTGTCTGTATAGCATAAGCTCAGCCTGCATAGTGATCTCATTTTCATTCCTTTACGGAGTGGAGTCCAACTAGTTGGTTAATTCGACACATAAACCAGAACACGAGTTCAAATATCACTATAGATACTCGTTTAAGACAATTCTGTTTTTTAGAAAAGCTAGCTCAGTTCAGCTTCTGCTGCTTTCAATCTCATCTTGGCTCACACAAGTTACACAAGTCTGAACTTAAGTCAACTTTTGGCCTTTGTGAATTAGAGCATTCAATCCGTTTCAATTGTGAAACGTTCCATCCTAAACAAGCCATGCTGGGTTCATATGATCAGCCCTAATTAGATAGCTGATGATCAAAGCATCTTACATGGAAGGCATTACCGTTTTTGTGGTATCATGGAGAAAAAAAGCAAGGCAAAAGAAGGATATGTACAAAAGTTGCCCTCATGTCATCTTTCTTAGACTTGATTATTCATGAAGGCTTAATACATGCAAAATACtgttaaaaacatgaaaaacaaggaagaaagaCACAAGCATGTACGTGGTTCGGCAATACAATGCCTACGTCCATGAGAATGGGAGCACTCCTTTATTTCTCTGTGATGATCTTTGAGAGAGGATGAACTCTCTCTTTATAGGCTACAGTCCAGAACAATATTAGGCAAGAGAATCACACAGGATTCATGTAATAAACAAGGCAACACAGTATGATGAATAAAGAAACCACGACAAAAGGAAACTGGCGTCTGTAATCTTCCTCAACACGGAAGGGAAATAATGGAGGCAATCCCTGTAATCTTGCTAACAATCGCTGCCTCAAGTTGGTAGACAGATATCTATCTGTCCCAACTTGTTAATCATGGatttatgcttttcttttccaagacTCTTGGTGAAGATGGCTGCCAATTGATCTTCACTTCTAACATGTGAGGTTCGTATGGTGTGGTCTTGAATTTTTTCACGAACAAAGTGACAGTCGACTTCAATGTGCTTGGTTCGCTCGTGGAATACCGGATTTGCTCCAATGTGAATAGCTGCCATATTACCGCATTTTAGTTCCATTGAATCCCTAATATCCATATTCATATCATTGAGGAGTGCTTTGATCCATATTAGTTCACACGTACGTACCGCCATTGATCTGTATTCGGCTTCTGCACTTGAGCGAGCAACAACAGTTTGTTTCTTGCTCTTCCATGTCACAAGATTTTCTCCAATAAACGTACAATAACCTGACGTAGATCTTCTGTCATTGGGGtctccagcccaatcagcatcacaatACCCAGAAACAATCAGTGATTGGCTTCGTTTTATTAAAATGCCTTTGCCTGGACTTCCTTCCAAGTACTGCAGTATTCTATGTGCTGCCTCAACATGGCTA
Above is a window of Nymphaea colorata isolate Beijing-Zhang1983 chromosome 8, ASM883128v2, whole genome shotgun sequence DNA encoding:
- the LOC116258335 gene encoding uncharacterized protein LOC116258335 isoform X2; the protein is MDSTPIDDPSLHTADGDEWDADGFVIPSIAVRQPDLAKPDVPTLNNSQNSSFKAVKDEENIYLGPHGAPPRVKQQELNSTGRKQRLKNKLKEADKRFSGPGRENKVENLRELVGSKVGVKMTKSSPRDWLDPHCHESLFEKSH
- the LOC116258335 gene encoding uncharacterized protein LOC116258335 isoform X1 — encoded protein: MDSTPIDDPSLHTADGDEWDADGFVIPSIAVRQPDLAKPDVPTLNNSQNSSFKQAVKDEENIYLGPHGAPPRVKQQELNSTGRKQRLKNKLKEADKRFSGPGRENKVENLRELVGSKVGVKMTKSSPRDWLDPHCHESLFEKSH